Below is a genomic region from Venturia canescens isolate UGA chromosome 1, ASM1945775v1, whole genome shotgun sequence.
ATACTTTGCTGTGGCAAAGTTTTGCATCGGTCATTGTGCCGGGcttaacgattaacagaattTGTGCTACTGTCCGTTTCATGCAACGAAACGCTAAAACTTCATCAATGAAAAGTCCATGGCTCTCAATAATGGTTGGACTCGTCTCCATTCCATTTATCATTCACCCTATCGACAAAGCTGTTGAGGAAACTATGAATTTAACGTTCAGAGAATGGATCGGTTATCATCCCAAAGCTGAACCTTCGTTGAATCAagttaaataattgaaactgTTACAAGAACGCTCTTTGCTTCTTTGTACATTAAAACGTGTTCTAGTACAAACGCTAAATGTACGCATTCCACGTGATATATGACAGTGTCCTCATGAGCGCAAAGTATTAATCGTATATTTACACGTATAATATTGTTAGAAATGTATACACGCTATACTTTTTTTGgctcaataaatattgttaacGTTATCGAAAACATAAATTGATTgatcaatagtttttttacagtatTCGAtcccttcttttttcttttgttttggaACACTCAATCTTATTTCCTCTTCGAAGGGAGTTTTTTACATCTTTCGATTATCGTCCATTGGATCAacaagaaaaatttgctaAATCTGGTACATCGGCTTAGTCGAGGACTTGAGATTTTGTTGgcacaacaaaatatttatcagcattactaatatttttgttgaaaatgaaaaaattcacggtttattttcctcatttttcaatattacgaTGCGTTAGGCGATTAAGTTTTGCATGGTAGCGAATCTCGTGTTAACCGAGAGCTCGTTTGGTCTGACCACATGGCTGAGTCGTCCTACTCGAAGTGCGCGAGCCACGAGCAAGTAGTAACAACCAATATTTGGCAGACCAGCGTGTATCAGGAGTAGTTTTTGGAACATTTCTGAAGTATTCTCTCGGGTTGAGTCTTTTAAGGGATGGGAATACTCACAGACTTTATcagattgaaaatattttttgtgaaaaattatgtgtGCCTTGTCAATCAGGAATTCACCTTGTCACTGCGGAAATTTTGTGATTTGATTTTCTAAGCTAGTTCTTGCTTTTCGAGTATCACTTTGCGAGTATTacgattcaatttttattcaatcaaaAAAGGTGAATCTGATCGAAGTACAAATTGCACATCtcaatcattcaaaattttgacgTCGTTATTCATAAAATGTTCTGTGCAACaaataaaaaggaataaaTGACGAAGTAAAAAGATAAATTTATATTGACCCAGCCTCGTTGCTCACAGACAATTTTACCATAAATTCGAAGGTGAAATTTAAATCTattcaatgacaaatttatttgCTCATTATTTTAAGGGCTGCTTACACATTTTATGATTCTTcgatgacactgaagtttgcaacgttggagtccaacgaaatgatctaaagaAAAACCCTCCAAAAATTTgagcaccgatacttcgtgaaacaaaaaattgctcaattacaaatatttgttttcccttaatttcgttggactccaacgttgcaaacttcagcgtcgtattcttcgaaaacatttgaaaaatgagcCGTTGATtgatcgaatgttgaaaatcgATCAGCTGAAAAAACACGATGGAGAAACGACCCGTTCCGACTGACGATGAGTTCCGtagtaaaattttccaaaatcccATTTTCTCATTCCCTAGTGTAATCGCACTAAAAATTGACTGACATTACAAGCCCTTTTTTGTTCCTCCAAAAAGCTGGGATCGTTCCAGACCCGATTTGCATCGATGTATCGAAGAAGCAAATACAATATCTCGAGGAGCTACAGTAACCACAAATAAACCATGATTACTATAATCAGATGAAAGAAATGGTGTATTTGTTAAACTCGACGATTCAGTGAAACAAATGGTGCTTCAGTCCGAGTTGGTTAaatagaagaataaaaaaaagttggatcGAATGTTGAAGGACGCGAAGAAAAACCACAAGGCATCGGGAAATTGGGCCGAGCATCGTAAGCCTGAAAAAAGTGGTCTTCGCGATCGAGTCGAATGGTTCGAGTACTCGGCTACCGGTTATTGGCGATTTGCTTGAAGATATCGATCTTTAATCGTTTTGCAAATAACCCGGAGGGAGGCGAGGAACGAGGGATAAATTAAATAGGTAagtaaagaagaaaagagagaggtCGGAAGAGGCAACAAGTCTTGTCGACGATGTTGTCCAACATGGTTCATACATTATGGTACATGCGGATGGACACGGTGCGTTCATCGGGATAGTCCACGGGGAAGAAGAGTGAGAAGGCGCCGGGGATGGGGGTAAGCGCGGCGTGTGTACGCGACCCGCGTATAAAGTGTGTCCGCGTATTCGAGGCGGGAACAGCGGGGGATCGATAGTCGGACCAGTCAGGATATAGCGAGCGAGTacttggtcttgacgcacgcGAATTGCGATCCATTCGCCATGTTCCACCCACCGAGGTTTTATCGAAGCCATTCCTCGTGGAGGTCCAAGCGGAAGGTGGGGAAAGCGGTGCCGCCCATTCCGCCGGCGGAGGATCCAATGAAGCTGATTTCAAGGGGACCGATACGAGGAGTAGTCGAGGGCAGCGGGCGGGGCGAGCCTCTCGAAAGGCGTGGTGAAGCGTCAAGGAGCGCCACTGAATCGGAAGGATTTTTCGGTGGGGGCCACGCGGTGTCGCAGGTGCGGACCAGTCGGCTGGTGAACCTCGGCTCGAGCGTGCATCAATCCGGTCAGACGCAAAACCCAAATTTTCTATCGGGCGCGTtccctctcttgctctctcccgcttttaaatttcaagcaaACGAGCTCACGAATCAAAGATTTTCGTTAAAAACTATATCGAGACAGGAGCGAGCTTGGCGAGAAGATTATTTCAGACTGTCGTCACTCCGGAGAAGCGTCGGTAGCGATTCGAAACCGGTCACAAGGCCCTCCTTCGTTGACATGACAATTGTCGATTGCTCGTCACGCGCACCACCCGGACGGGGCATCGGCGAAGAAACCTTTCGATTAAGTCTGACGGGACGAAGGTCCGAGTGAGTGCGAGTGTACAAGTGAGTGATTGGCGAGAATGAAATGGATGACGAGGCCGTTCGTACGACACGATTAATCCCGGCGCCCGAGCCCGTGATCGACTAACGAGTGTGCCCCAATCCGGCCTTCTCAAAGGGTATTATGCAAACCAGCAAGTCCTGCTGGATCCATCCGGAAGTTGGATTCTCTTACCGCCGGCGGTTCATCGCGAGCAGGTTGCCTTATCGCAGATCTTGATCCGCCATATGGCTCGGTCAAAGAGGCTCATGGACCGTCAACGGAGCTCGCCAGTTCCAAGTTCATCGATCCCCGACAGCAGCACACGTGCAGTTTTTTATCAGCGAGTCGTCGCACGGTGGCATTGACGGAAGCGACGAATTGTCATCGTCCGGCCTGCAGGCGCGAGAAAAACTCTCTCAAAAGGATCGATTGCATCGAGGCCCCAACGAACACACTCCGCTCACACTCCGTATTCGTAAGATTGAATAAACAGTCAGCCGGAGGGTGCTAATCGCCTGGAATTTGAATGTCGCGTCCACCGATCGAATCGGCGCGAAGGAAGCGACGAGTATCATAATTGTCATAATTGTGCGG
It encodes:
- the LOC122407013 gene encoding mitochondrial fission process protein 1: MKNHVEEDVDIFRDTPVRYLGYTNEVGEAFRSIAPVSIVKLSYVIASGYVLADTIHKGIQVYKKDTSDGRNKRIVLSTTDTLLWQSFASVIVPGLTINRICATVRFMQRNAKTSSMKSPWLSIMVGLVSIPFIIHPIDKAVEETMNLTFREWIGYHPKAEPSLNQVK